A part of Thermococcus sp. SY098 genomic DNA contains:
- a CDS encoding radical SAM protein has translation MTNVYHIVQFQSGDAYVLFHGCHWRCSYCVWAFEKWNLCLPDDLKRKLDKLWIRGDIKFLSIEEVVRILKENGVKLAFFGGGEPTIDRELKPLIKRLKKEGIDVWLITNGELLDKELVDLVRGITFSIKALDNELHKKITGVSNYKALKNFKRFAKSGKIVAETVYVKGIVECNEILKIAKFIASLNPKIRFRIDPLVQNPVYEEVDECIRKVRRILPNTYRIKATGKGEPPNLLYPEVSKIWERPS, from the coding sequence ATGACAAATGTTTATCACATTGTCCAATTTCAAAGCGGAGATGCATATGTGCTCTTCCATGGTTGTCATTGGCGCTGTTCTTATTGTGTATGGGCGTTTGAAAAATGGAATCTGTGTCTTCCAGATGATTTAAAGAGAAAGCTTGATAAGCTGTGGATCCGAGGGGATATTAAATTTTTGAGCATTGAAGAAGTTGTAAGAATTTTAAAGGAAAATGGCGTTAAGCTGGCTTTTTTCGGAGGCGGAGAGCCTACAATTGATAGAGAGCTCAAACCGTTAATAAAACGCCTGAAAAAAGAGGGGATTGACGTGTGGCTTATCACTAATGGTGAGCTTTTGGATAAGGAACTTGTTGATTTGGTAAGAGGGATAACATTCAGCATAAAAGCCCTTGATAATGAGCTTCACAAGAAAATAACTGGTGTTTCTAACTATAAGGCTCTTAAGAACTTTAAACGCTTTGCAAAAAGCGGAAAAATAGTTGCCGAAACTGTTTATGTTAAAGGTATCGTAGAGTGTAATGAAATATTAAAAATAGCCAAATTCATAGCATCACTAAATCCAAAAATCAGGTTCAGAATTGATCCTCTTGTCCAGAACCCCGTATATGAGGAGGTTGATGAATGCATAAGAAAAGTGAGAAGAATCCTGCCAAACACGTATAGAATAAAGGCAACAGGAAAAGGTGAGCCTCCCAATTTGCTTTATCCTGAGGTGAGTAAAATATGGGAAAGGCCCTCATGA
- a CDS encoding NTP transferase domain-containing protein — protein sequence MIIILAGGKSTRMGKEKPVLRIANKPMLLWIYEQAEKVDEVLVALSKNTPKTRELCLREGIPFIETSGKGYVHDVQGLLKEFGPFVSISADVPFVKAGDFWLIKKAFDGRKSLTGVLPLSLVPKDLHPVTYRGCAIVGLNAVAEEGEEFFKLTNPLLALNVNTLEELELAEKIAKLIYSPKLLKM from the coding sequence ATGATAATCATCTTAGCAGGAGGAAAATCTACCAGAATGGGAAAAGAAAAGCCCGTTCTCAGGATAGCCAATAAACCGATGCTCCTCTGGATTTATGAGCAGGCAGAAAAAGTTGATGAAGTTTTAGTCGCATTGAGCAAAAATACACCCAAAACGAGAGAGCTCTGCCTTCGGGAGGGAATTCCTTTTATTGAAACCTCTGGAAAGGGTTATGTTCACGATGTTCAGGGGCTTTTAAAGGAATTTGGTCCATTTGTAAGCATCTCCGCAGACGTTCCTTTTGTGAAAGCAGGTGATTTCTGGCTCATCAAGAAAGCCTTTGACGGAAGAAAAAGCTTAACGGGGGTTCTTCCCTTAAGTCTTGTTCCAAAAGATCTCCACCCCGTAACCTATAGGGGATGTGCAATTGTTGGGTTAAACGCCGTAGCTGAAGAAGGAGAAGAGTTTTTCAAGCTTACAAATCCATTATTGGCTCTGAATGTGAACACTCTGGAAGAGCTGGAGCTTGCAGAAAAAATTGCAAAGCTGATTTACAGCCCTAAGCTTCTCAAGATGTAA
- the cobZ gene encoding alpha-ribazole phosphatase CobZ has translation MKAGEILRRLESKGITLKKMLDTALELYIGEDVERIREKLKPLMLHYLKDVNVQALFMAALLLEENFKVKGDPVNLVADELIGINIAEYIGGKIALFNFFYYDTKKPGILKELPPFLDDAVGGFIAGCMTKLFEPMNFDSAETPSGGR, from the coding sequence ATGAAAGCTGGAGAAATTCTCCGAAGACTTGAATCAAAAGGCATAACTCTCAAAAAGATGCTCGACACAGCTTTGGAGCTTTACATTGGAGAAGATGTTGAAAGGATTAGGGAGAAGCTCAAGCCTCTGATGCTCCATTATCTCAAAGATGTCAATGTTCAAGCCCTTTTTATGGCGGCATTGCTCCTTGAGGAGAACTTTAAAGTCAAAGGAGATCCAGTTAATTTGGTTGCAGATGAACTGATTGGCATTAACATTGCAGAGTACATCGGTGGAAAGATAGCTCTTTTCAACTTCTTCTACTATGACACCAAAAAGCCGGGAATCTTAAAAGAGCTACCACCGTTTTTGGACGATGCAGTTGGGGGATTCATAGCTGGCTGCATGACAAAGCTCTTTGAACCTATGAATTTCGATTCAGCCGAGACTCCCAGCGGAGGAAGATAA
- a CDS encoding DMT family transporter, translating into MNPLMFGVILSLLSAFGWGVSSILLKISMKNKGAITVNIVRLYIIAVVYAIFFTVNGNWEEVLNLTPLQLMVAFVSAQFGFVIGDYFFFNAMKIMGVSRTVPITSSYPLWAILWAYLFLGRNISPQIIFGAFLIVLAIIIVRQGEIEEHLDMKGFIFALLAPLSWSFAIITMEWLSAQISPFTLAGLRMMFAALGISVFVKKYESEIKTITKRELTALAGAAFLGLFIGQYSFVKAVSLVGSPIAAPITAINPIISATLAILILREPPNSKILTGLVMAVIGVILISTA; encoded by the coding sequence ATGAATCCGTTGATGTTCGGAGTAATATTGTCACTGCTGTCAGCGTTTGGGTGGGGAGTCTCCTCAATACTGTTGAAAATAAGCATGAAAAACAAAGGTGCCATAACGGTAAATATAGTTAGGCTCTACATTATTGCCGTTGTCTATGCAATCTTCTTTACGGTTAATGGAAACTGGGAGGAAGTTTTAAACTTAACACCCCTCCAGCTTATGGTTGCATTTGTCTCTGCCCAGTTCGGGTTTGTTATCGGAGATTACTTTTTCTTTAACGCTATGAAAATCATGGGTGTTTCAAGGACGGTGCCCATAACTTCATCTTATCCTCTCTGGGCAATTTTATGGGCATATTTGTTTCTCGGAAGAAATATCAGCCCACAGATAATATTCGGTGCATTTTTAATAGTCCTCGCTATTATAATTGTACGGCAGGGGGAAATAGAGGAGCATTTAGATATGAAAGGATTTATATTTGCTCTCTTAGCTCCGTTATCGTGGAGCTTTGCCATAATTACCATGGAATGGCTCTCTGCTCAAATTTCACCTTTTACATTGGCTGGGCTTAGGATGATGTTTGCTGCTTTGGGGATTAGCGTATTTGTCAAGAAATATGAAAGCGAGATAAAAACAATTACAAAAAGAGAATTAACAGCATTAGCAGGAGCAGCGTTTTTAGGCTTATTCATTGGACAGTATTCATTTGTGAAGGCAGTTAGCTTGGTCGGTTCTCCAATTGCAGCTCCAATTACGGCAATAAATCCGATTATCTCAGCGACCTTGGCTATTCTTATTCTAAGAGAGCCTCCAAACAGCAAGATTCTGACCGGTTTAGTGATGGCAGTGATTGGTGTAATATTGATAAGCACAGCATAA
- a CDS encoding ABC transporter substrate-binding protein produces MKRKVALILTILMFGVIIAGCINQQTSSTQSTTPTSTTTQATSSKEMTAAHTTSTTKAPTETEQRKYPITITDFADRKVTIEKEPQRIVSLAPSITETLYFLGALDKVVGVTQYDDFPPGVQEGRTIIGGFSNPNIEIIASLKPDLIIATSMHLKYLTQLEQIAPVVIIDPKNMDDIYKAIELLGKVVDKEEQAQKVVADMKSKVEEIQNAVKSKPKVKVFYVVWNNPLMTAGKGTFIDDLIKLAGGENVFSDVEGWAQVSVEQVLAKDPEVIILTPHCGMTVQDVYHSELSKTTAAKEGKVVVIQNDNVLVRPSPRIVIGLEELAKVIHPDVFGGKYPLTVIDFMNRTVTIEKEPQRIVSLAPSITETLFYIGAGDKVVGVTKYDDFPPQVANITKIGGFSDPNIEIIASLKPDLIIGTSMHLKYLDQLQQIAPVIIVAPRNIDEIYKQIELLGKVTNREEYAQSVVNEMKAKVEYITSIVKDKPKPKVFFISWWNPIYTPGRDTFQGDLIELAGGENVFNDLTGWAQVSIEQVLARNPEIIILSAHAGISPEQLCETELAKTDAVKNGRVYVISDDNIISRPGPRIVLGLEELAEFIHPEVFNYEPQPLKCSTSVSG; encoded by the coding sequence ATGAAAAGAAAAGTCGCCCTGATTTTGACAATTTTGATGTTTGGAGTAATAATAGCGGGCTGTATAAATCAACAGACATCTTCAACCCAAAGCACAACCCCAACAAGTACGACTACCCAAGCAACCTCCTCAAAAGAGATGACAGCAGCTCACACAACCTCAACTACAAAAGCTCCAACGGAGACTGAACAGCGAAAGTATCCAATAACCATCACTGATTTTGCAGATAGAAAAGTTACCATTGAAAAAGAGCCTCAGAGAATCGTTTCCTTAGCTCCAAGTATAACCGAAACCTTATACTTCCTCGGGGCTTTGGACAAAGTTGTAGGTGTTACCCAATATGATGATTTTCCCCCGGGAGTGCAGGAAGGTAGAACAATTATTGGGGGATTTAGCAATCCAAACATCGAAATAATTGCATCTCTGAAACCCGATCTAATCATCGCTACATCTATGCACCTGAAATATCTCACTCAACTTGAGCAGATTGCCCCGGTTGTAATCATTGACCCCAAGAACATGGATGACATCTACAAGGCAATTGAACTTCTCGGTAAAGTTGTCGACAAAGAAGAACAAGCACAAAAAGTTGTTGCAGATATGAAGTCAAAAGTTGAGGAAATCCAAAATGCAGTTAAGAGCAAGCCAAAAGTCAAGGTCTTTTATGTTGTCTGGAATAATCCCCTGATGACCGCTGGAAAGGGGACTTTCATTGATGACTTGATTAAATTAGCCGGTGGAGAAAACGTATTCAGCGATGTTGAAGGATGGGCGCAGGTAAGTGTAGAGCAGGTTTTAGCTAAGGATCCAGAAGTCATAATTCTCACGCCTCATTGTGGAATGACGGTTCAGGATGTATATCACAGCGAACTTTCAAAGACAACTGCCGCCAAGGAAGGAAAGGTGGTGGTAATTCAAAACGACAATGTCCTTGTAAGACCCTCTCCAAGAATTGTTATTGGGCTCGAAGAGCTTGCAAAAGTTATTCATCCTGATGTATTTGGAGGAAAGTATCCCCTCACTGTTATTGACTTCATGAACAGAACAGTCACAATTGAAAAAGAGCCCCAAAGAATTGTCTCACTTGCACCAAGCATAACAGAAACCCTGTTCTATATAGGTGCCGGTGATAAGGTTGTTGGTGTTACAAAGTACGATGACTTCCCACCTCAAGTAGCTAATATTACGAAAATTGGTGGCTTTAGCGATCCTAATATTGAGATTATCGCATCACTTAAGCCAGACTTGATTATCGGGACTTCAATGCACCTTAAATATCTTGACCAGCTCCAGCAGATTGCACCAGTAATAATCGTTGCACCGAGAAACATTGATGAAATCTATAAACAAATTGAGCTTTTGGGTAAGGTTACCAACAGGGAAGAATATGCACAGAGTGTTGTTAATGAAATGAAGGCAAAAGTTGAGTACATAACTTCAATAGTCAAGGATAAGCCAAAGCCAAAGGTTTTCTTCATAAGCTGGTGGAACCCAATCTACACTCCTGGTAGAGATACGTTCCAGGGCGATCTTATTGAATTAGCCGGTGGAGAGAATGTATTCAATGATTTAACTGGCTGGGCACAAGTTAGCATTGAGCAGGTGTTGGCGAGAAATCCAGAAATCATAATACTCTCAGCTCATGCTGGAATTTCGCCAGAACAGCTCTGTGAGACAGAGCTCGCAAAGACAGATGCCGTGAAGAACGGTAGGGTCTATGTTATAAGCGACGACAACATAATTTCGCGTCCAGGGCCAAGAATTGTGCTGGGCTTAGAAGAGCTGGCAGAATTCATACATCCTGAAGTTTTCAACTATGAACCACAACCGTTGAAGTGTAGTACCTCGGTCTCTGGTTAA
- the cobS gene encoding adenosylcobinamide-GDP ribazoletransferase produces MKNIISFMTRIPLEGDFEKARQEIWAFPMLAVITSALSTIVLYFNAPLKNILAVLLLYFTIGLLHLDGLADFADGIMTKGDRERKIKAMKDLNTGIAGIFAVVMVLLIQVYSLSYTPFYALFLAELNSKYAMVLALSTKKPLGDGLGAYFMEAMSRKQLLLATMIYILLLVPFFLYEWRTVISVLGFLIGAYIIKLSLDNFGGLNGDCIGAVAEITRGGTLLILAFIW; encoded by the coding sequence ATGAAAAACATCATCTCTTTCATGACAAGGATTCCGCTTGAGGGTGACTTTGAAAAAGCAAGGCAGGAGATTTGGGCGTTCCCTATGCTGGCAGTCATTACTTCTGCTTTATCCACAATTGTCCTTTATTTTAACGCTCCTCTGAAAAATATTTTGGCAGTTCTGCTCTTATATTTCACCATAGGCTTGCTCCACCTTGACGGATTAGCAGATTTTGCCGATGGGATTATGACCAAAGGGGACAGGGAAAGGAAGATTAAAGCCATGAAGGACTTGAACACTGGGATAGCAGGAATTTTTGCTGTTGTAATGGTTCTGCTTATCCAAGTCTACTCTTTGAGCTACACCCCGTTCTACGCCCTTTTTCTGGCAGAGCTGAACTCGAAGTATGCGATGGTTCTGGCTTTAAGCACGAAGAAGCCTTTAGGAGATGGGTTAGGAGCTTACTTTATGGAGGCTATGAGCAGAAAGCAACTGCTTTTGGCAACCATGATTTACATTCTCTTACTGGTGCCTTTCTTTCTCTACGAGTGGAGAACTGTTATTAGTGTTCTTGGATTTCTAATTGGGGCTTACATCATAAAGCTCAGCTTAGATAACTTTGGCGGTTTAAATGGTGACTGCATTGGAGCGGTGGCTGAGATAACGAGGGGCGGAACGCTTTTGATCTTGGCTTTCATTTGGTGA
- a CDS encoding CBS domain-containing protein has product MVILPRPIDPREIRRIRKELGITQEELAKRAGVTQAYIAKLESGRVDPRLSTFNRILEALLQCKKAQLKAKDVMSSPIIAVKPYDQVDKIIKLMNEHNISQVPVIAGNKVVGSVTEKTLVRKSLEYEDIYERKAMEVMEEPFPIVNEEEDIEVVKYLLEEHPAVIVQNKEGKPVGIITRSDLFRLK; this is encoded by the coding sequence ATGGTAATTCTTCCCCGCCCCATTGATCCGCGAGAGATAAGACGAATCAGAAAAGAGCTTGGAATTACTCAAGAGGAACTTGCTAAAAGGGCAGGTGTTACCCAAGCGTATATAGCTAAGCTTGAAAGTGGAAGAGTTGATCCCAGACTTTCAACTTTTAATCGAATTCTTGAGGCCCTTCTTCAGTGTAAGAAAGCCCAGTTGAAAGCTAAAGATGTAATGTCTTCTCCGATAATTGCTGTTAAACCGTATGATCAAGTGGATAAGATAATCAAGCTGATGAACGAACACAACATATCCCAGGTTCCTGTGATTGCAGGAAACAAAGTTGTCGGATCTGTAACTGAAAAAACACTTGTGAGAAAGAGCCTGGAATATGAAGACATCTACGAGAGAAAAGCTATGGAAGTCATGGAGGAGCCTTTTCCAATAGTCAATGAGGAGGAAGACATTGAGGTCGTTAAGTATCTCCTTGAAGAGCATCCAGCGGTTATTGTGCAGAACAAGGAGGGAAAGCCTGTAGGGATAATAACCCGCTCAGACCTGTTCCGGCTTAAGTGA
- a CDS encoding ATP pyrophosphatase — protein MRGVAFFSGGKDGLYATYLAERQGIEIPYLLAMKTTIGLSPHYENLSELKKLADAMNKKLLIFDMAKGSEALAEFIASLDVDYIIAGDVLLEDHLKWVELLAEKSGTRTLEPLWGRNTFELAKEIINAGFEYSIIAVNKEKLSKEWLGYTFRSIRDLEQFLKENPNVDPVGEFAEFHTVVLKCPLFEKSFELKPEEVEEGERYWWLRFRLVRA, from the coding sequence TGAGAGGTGTGGCATTCTTTTCAGGAGGCAAAGATGGGCTTTATGCAACGTACTTAGCCGAAAGACAAGGAATTGAAATTCCCTACCTTCTGGCAATGAAAACTACAATCGGCCTATCACCTCACTACGAAAACTTAAGCGAGCTGAAAAAGCTTGCAGATGCAATGAATAAGAAGCTCCTGATCTTCGATATGGCCAAAGGAAGCGAAGCTCTCGCTGAGTTCATAGCATCTCTTGACGTTGATTACATAATCGCTGGGGATGTCCTACTTGAAGATCATTTAAAGTGGGTTGAGTTGCTCGCTGAAAAGAGCGGGACAAGAACTTTAGAACCGCTATGGGGGAGGAACACATTTGAGCTTGCGAAGGAAATAATAAACGCCGGCTTCGAGTACTCAATAATTGCCGTCAATAAGGAAAAGCTCTCAAAGGAGTGGCTCGGCTACACCTTTCGCTCAATTAGAGATTTGGAGCAGTTTTTAAAGGAAAATCCCAATGTTGATCCCGTAGGAGAGTTTGCAGAGTTCCACACTGTGGTTTTAAAGTGTCCGCTATTTGAGAAGAGCTTTGAGCTAAAACCAGAGGAAGTTGAGGAGGGTGAAAGATACTGGTGGCTGAGGTTCAGGCTGGTGAGAGCATGA
- a CDS encoding cobyric acid synthase produces MGKALMIQGTSSGAGKSLLTLALCRIFTDMGYDVVPFKSQNMSLNSAPSIEGGEISRAQYLQALACRKKPSINFNPILLKPEGNMRSQIVFMGKPIGSVSAREYMLSKKEELFKKAMQVLDELLEKHDIVVIEGAGSPVEINLKDYDIANMRVAKHANAKVILVTDIDRGGSFASIVGTMELLSKEERELVIGFVFNKFRGDASLLKPGFEYLERKYGKKVLGVIPYTEHKIPEEDSLVSFPKVKGDLHIQIIKLPHISNFTDFEPLHWANGVDYVTKAEEIKGDLIIIPGSKNTIEDLLWMRENGIEDAVIQAHKDGAFVVGICGGFQMLGEKIIDKIESKRGRVRGIGLLKAKTVFAKTKRTNHLKAEIMWEPMRGLNVDGYEIRMGRSVSKNPFSIIRKINGVKTFEPEGAVGKRVFGTYLHGIFHNFEFTERFLNMLRLEKGLEPITVQKWSIEEEIERFAKIVERNLDISYILRSLGL; encoded by the coding sequence ATGGGAAAGGCCCTCATGATTCAGGGCACTTCATCAGGAGCTGGAAAATCTCTCCTAACCTTAGCCTTATGTAGAATTTTCACGGACATGGGCTACGATGTAGTTCCGTTTAAAAGCCAAAATATGAGCCTAAATTCGGCTCCGAGCATAGAAGGAGGAGAGATCAGCAGGGCGCAGTATTTACAAGCTTTAGCGTGCAGAAAGAAACCCTCAATAAATTTTAACCCCATTTTACTTAAACCAGAGGGGAATATGAGGAGTCAAATAGTTTTCATGGGGAAGCCAATAGGAAGTGTCTCCGCTCGTGAATATATGCTCTCAAAGAAAGAGGAACTTTTCAAAAAAGCTATGCAGGTTTTAGATGAGCTTTTGGAAAAGCACGACATCGTTGTAATTGAAGGGGCTGGGAGTCCAGTCGAGATCAACCTCAAAGATTATGATATTGCAAATATGCGTGTTGCAAAACATGCAAATGCCAAAGTCATTCTCGTTACGGACATAGATCGAGGCGGTAGTTTTGCTTCTATAGTTGGCACAATGGAGTTATTAAGTAAAGAAGAGCGGGAACTCGTAATCGGCTTTGTCTTCAACAAATTTAGGGGAGATGCCTCTCTTCTGAAGCCTGGCTTTGAATATCTTGAGAGGAAATACGGTAAGAAGGTTTTGGGTGTGATACCATACACGGAGCACAAAATCCCAGAGGAAGATTCTCTCGTTAGCTTTCCAAAGGTTAAGGGCGATTTGCATATTCAAATCATTAAGCTCCCACATATAAGCAACTTCACAGATTTTGAACCCCTCCACTGGGCAAACGGAGTTGATTATGTCACAAAAGCGGAGGAAATCAAAGGGGATTTAATCATAATTCCAGGAAGCAAGAACACGATTGAAGATCTGCTCTGGATGAGGGAGAACGGCATTGAAGATGCAGTAATCCAAGCACATAAAGATGGAGCATTCGTTGTAGGAATCTGCGGTGGCTTTCAGATGCTTGGAGAAAAAATTATTGATAAAATAGAGTCGAAGCGTGGTAGGGTTAGGGGTATTGGTCTGCTGAAAGCTAAAACGGTGTTTGCTAAAACTAAGAGAACAAACCATTTAAAGGCCGAAATTATGTGGGAGCCTATGAGAGGCTTAAACGTTGATGGTTATGAGATTAGGATGGGGCGCTCTGTATCAAAAAACCCATTCTCAATAATACGTAAAATAAACGGAGTTAAGACCTTTGAGCCTGAAGGAGCTGTTGGGAAAAGGGTTTTTGGCACTTATCTCCACGGAATTTTTCACAACTTTGAATTTACAGAGCGGTTTTTGAACATGCTTCGCTTAGAAAAGGGTCTTGAACCAATAACAGTGCAGAAGTGGAGTATTGAAGAGGAAATCGAGAGGTTTGCAAAGATTGTTGAGAGAAATCTCGACATTAGTTACATCTTGAGAAGCTTAGGGCTGTAA
- the cobT gene encoding nicotinate mononucleotide-dependent phosphoribosyltransferase CobT — translation MMLVVLGNTEVSTIPGISVAGATPELTKLTPPADAEYLFYEKPEIIDVIPVTPEGHPTPAIITKAAKELADFPIVIVRGGTYLAPLVPHIHISDVVGRDFRREKALPEAEKIIEKAKLFGQQLDKLNLREIVIGESTPGGTTTAQAVLWALGYDARTSSASPDNPQSLKEQVIMEGFKRAGIEKGGFANEPLRALEEFGDPMMATVIGLSQGFKGNVVLAGGTQMLAIAALLKAMGEDLSRFMIATTKWVVNDESSTFKKTAKDIGIIYYYAELDFSKSKFKGLQDYERGYVKEGVGAGGAVWLAVKRGFTVDDVAKKVDELYERLMEIGGKA, via the coding sequence ATGATGCTGGTAGTTTTGGGGAACACTGAGGTAAGCACAATCCCGGGAATAAGTGTTGCCGGAGCAACTCCGGAGTTAACCAAATTGACTCCTCCAGCGGATGCCGAATATCTGTTTTATGAAAAGCCTGAAATCATTGATGTTATCCCCGTAACTCCAGAAGGGCACCCGACACCAGCTATAATCACTAAAGCCGCTAAGGAACTGGCTGATTTTCCAATTGTAATTGTCAGGGGAGGGACTTATTTAGCACCATTAGTTCCTCACATTCACATAAGCGACGTAGTTGGGAGGGACTTCCGCAGGGAGAAGGCCCTCCCGGAGGCAGAAAAAATAATAGAGAAGGCAAAACTCTTTGGACAGCAGCTGGACAAACTTAATCTTAGAGAAATAGTAATTGGTGAGTCAACCCCTGGAGGAACGACAACGGCTCAAGCTGTTCTCTGGGCTTTGGGATATGATGCGAGAACTTCATCTGCTTCACCAGACAATCCGCAGAGCTTGAAGGAGCAGGTAATCATGGAAGGCTTCAAAAGAGCGGGCATTGAAAAAGGTGGATTTGCAAATGAACCTTTAAGAGCATTAGAGGAGTTCGGTGACCCAATGATGGCAACCGTTATTGGACTCTCCCAGGGATTCAAAGGTAACGTTGTCTTAGCAGGTGGAACTCAGATGCTGGCAATAGCTGCTCTGCTCAAGGCTATGGGGGAAGATTTGAGCAGATTCATGATCGCCACGACAAAGTGGGTTGTAAATGATGAGAGTTCAACGTTCAAGAAGACGGCAAAAGATATTGGCATAATCTACTACTACGCTGAGCTTGACTTTTCAAAGAGCAAGTTCAAGGGTCTGCAAGATTATGAGAGAGGATATGTGAAGGAAGGCGTTGGAGCTGGGGGAGCAGTTTGGCTGGCTGTTAAGAGAGGGTTTACAGTTGATGATGTTGCAAAGAAGGTTGATGAGCTTTATGAAAGGCTTATGGAGATTGGAGGAAAAGCTTAA
- a CDS encoding adenosylcobinamide amidohydrolase, which yields MVGKHYIHAFKEPMLSLSNAPHNGGLFRANGFFFMHVHKNYSGNYKEDCLNFEKQNGLRDFVGFMTAADIPKVLVHAKNGRVEAYITAGITNPAIAGDEPPPWKPGTINIALIISEGLSVGALANAIMTATEAKTYTLLKLGYNATGTTSDGIGVFAYEGREEWAGTATKLGISIGKAVRKALKESLVKWEKIKD from the coding sequence ATGGTTGGCAAACACTACATCCATGCTTTCAAGGAACCGATGCTCAGCTTAAGCAACGCCCCTCATAACGGTGGATTATTCAGGGCTAATGGCTTCTTCTTCATGCACGTTCACAAGAACTACAGCGGCAACTACAAAGAAGACTGCCTTAATTTCGAAAAGCAGAACGGATTAAGGGACTTTGTGGGCTTCATGACAGCGGCAGATATTCCAAAAGTTCTCGTCCATGCAAAAAATGGGAGAGTTGAGGCATATATAACGGCAGGAATAACAAATCCTGCCATAGCGGGTGACGAACCTCCACCATGGAAGCCCGGAACGATAAACATTGCCCTCATAATATCTGAAGGGTTAAGCGTTGGAGCATTGGCAAACGCTATAATGACCGCAACAGAAGCAAAAACTTACACCCTGCTGAAGCTTGGCTACAACGCAACGGGAACCACAAGTGATGGGATTGGGGTGTTTGCTTATGAAGGAAGAGAAGAGTGGGCTGGAACTGCAACAAAGCTCGGTATCTCAATTGGAAAAGCCGTAAGAAAAGCCCTAAAGGAAAGCTTGGTCAAATGGGAGAAAATCAAAGATTAA